In one Acidobacteriota bacterium genomic region, the following are encoded:
- a CDS encoding VWA domain-containing protein yields the protein MKFESGRLAFVAGVVITLSFLVAGFPSPSLAGAGQQRPDKPKLQKPQQPKDDESQQKPQQKDDAPIRIGTDLVLLDVTVVDPSNKPVMDLKREDFAVSEDKLAQKIEFFSRDQVPVSLVFTIDTSGSMRPKLDTVVKASTNLVKESRSGDEIAVIEFKDQPELLEEFSGDINDVIDTLNGLVASRQTAMLDALYLGADYANKEGKNRRKAVLVVTDGLDNDSYYKFGEVVSHLREIDVQIYLIGFISDLDRDSGLFKKSAKEKAETLLNKLAEETGGKAFFPRELSEVHAIAQQISTDLRTQYSIGYYPTNSKKDGSFRAVKVQVNGGTRRLVARTRNGYTAPREGEAHNNSK from the coding sequence ATGAAGTTCGAATCGGGTAGATTGGCTTTCGTCGCCGGCGTGGTTATCACTCTCAGTTTCCTTGTCGCAGGCTTTCCTTCACCGTCACTAGCCGGCGCCGGTCAGCAGCGACCCGACAAGCCCAAACTCCAGAAACCGCAGCAGCCGAAAGACGACGAGTCGCAACAGAAGCCGCAACAGAAGGATGACGCACCCATACGCATTGGCACCGACCTGGTATTGCTCGACGTGACGGTTGTCGATCCGTCGAACAAGCCGGTCATGGACCTGAAGCGCGAGGACTTCGCGGTGAGTGAAGACAAGCTCGCCCAAAAGATTGAGTTCTTCAGCCGCGACCAGGTGCCGGTATCGCTGGTTTTCACGATCGACACGTCCGGCTCGATGCGTCCTAAACTGGACACCGTCGTTAAGGCTTCGACCAACCTGGTGAAAGAGAGTCGCTCCGGCGACGAGATCGCTGTCATAGAGTTCAAGGACCAGCCGGAGCTTTTAGAAGAGTTCAGCGGCGACATCAATGATGTGATCGATACGCTCAACGGACTAGTCGCTTCGCGTCAGACCGCGATGCTCGATGCTCTGTACCTTGGTGCCGACTACGCAAACAAGGAAGGCAAGAACCGCCGGAAGGCTGTACTGGTGGTGACCGACGGGCTCGACAATGATAGCTACTACAAGTTCGGTGAAGTGGTAAGTCATCTTCGGGAGATCGATGTTCAGATTTACCTGATTGGATTCATCAGCGATCTAGATCGGGACTCGGGTCTGTTTAAGAAGAGCGCGAAAGAAAAGGCTGAGACGCTTCTAAACAAGCTTGCAGAAGAAACGGGCGGCAAGGCCTTCTTTCCCAGAGAACTATCAGAGGTTCACGCAATTGCACAGCAGATCTCGACCGATCTGCGTACGCAGTATTCAATCGGCTACTATCCGACCAATTCCAAAAAAGACGGTTCGTTCCGCGCTGTGAAAGTACAAGTGAACGGCGGCACACGGCGATTGGTCGCGCGCACTCGCAACGGATACACCGCGCCCCGCGAGGGCGAAGCGCACAACAACAGCAAGTAG
- a CDS encoding VWA domain-containing protein: protein MKAASTFKGSPCKAGLAGALATVLVVAPALAQQDERPIKLATDLVMVNATVTDKDGTFIRDLKTDDFVIYEDGEARKIDFFEATEEAALTCPLAVVVAIDTSGSIRQEEISRQREATENFVKLVRPESLFAIIAFSSETRVLQDFTSDARKISQAFQRLGEVGGSSRIFGSIDRAISMLKRAPRFRNGRRLRRVVIVLTDGYDNVSPPDQSEMIRRANDAEVTVYSITLPSYIAGVGANQRAMTLLDVSQVVPRTGGKDFSADKDLTPMFKAIAEEIRSTYTIAYYPPEKFRRDGRLHQVRIECKRSGAIVRASRNTYEAPRQAS, encoded by the coding sequence GTGAAAGCAGCTTCAACGTTCAAAGGCAGTCCCTGTAAAGCCGGTCTCGCTGGCGCATTGGCTACGGTGCTGGTCGTTGCGCCTGCTCTTGCCCAGCAGGATGAGAGGCCCATCAAGCTCGCAACCGATCTGGTTATGGTCAATGCCACGGTTACTGACAAAGATGGTACTTTCATTCGCGATCTGAAAACTGACGATTTCGTGATCTACGAAGACGGCGAGGCGCGGAAGATTGACTTCTTTGAAGCGACTGAGGAAGCGGCGTTGACCTGTCCGCTCGCCGTAGTTGTGGCGATTGACACTTCGGGCAGCATCAGGCAGGAGGAGATTAGCCGCCAGCGCGAAGCTACCGAGAACTTTGTGAAGCTCGTGCGGCCGGAATCTCTCTTCGCAATCATCGCTTTCAGCAGCGAAACCCGCGTGCTTCAGGACTTCACAAGTGATGCAAGGAAGATCAGTCAGGCATTTCAGCGACTAGGCGAGGTGGGAGGATCATCAAGAATCTTCGGCTCGATTGACCGCGCGATTTCGATGCTCAAGCGGGCGCCGCGCTTCCGCAATGGCCGAAGACTTCGCCGTGTCGTTATCGTGCTGACCGATGGCTACGACAACGTCAGTCCACCGGACCAGTCTGAAATGATCCGCCGCGCGAATGATGCCGAGGTGACCGTTTACTCTATAACACTGCCTTCATACATTGCTGGAGTAGGCGCCAATCAGCGAGCCATGACATTGCTCGACGTGTCGCAGGTCGTGCCTCGAACTGGGGGCAAGGACTTTTCGGCTGACAAAGACTTAACGCCGATGTTCAAGGCGATTGCTGAAGAGATTCGTTCGACCTACACGATCGCGTACTACCCGCCGGAGAAGTTCCGCCGAGACGGGCGGCTTCACCAAGTTCGCATTGAGTGCAAGAGAAGCGGAGCGATAGTTCGCGCCAGCCGCAACACCTATGAGGCGCCCAGACAAGCA
- the corA gene encoding magnesium/cobalt transporter CorA yields MIKTLVLNRETKTFTKIDDPDEINQLCAIPSNIIWVDVADPTSADFEELAKEFGFHPLSIEDCRNEHQRPKVEEFEGYYFIVLYEAELVLERHLELRELNIFLGKNYLVTVHSQPIRTLETGERLWRGWTDLAERGTGLLAYLLIDAIVDDYMPLLDAISDRMDELEDKIFVDFQAEALEEIFRIKKDLLFLRRSVTPLRDVFNTLLRREQQIFSRETYIYFQDVFDHLIRVADTIDTLRDLLGATMDAYLSVSGNRMNMVMKRLTSISAILMSITLIAGIYGMNFDFMPELKWRYGYVGALGSILAVGVSLYLYFRRIKWL; encoded by the coding sequence GTGATTAAGACGCTTGTGCTCAATCGTGAAACCAAAACTTTCACCAAAATTGATGATCCTGATGAAATCAATCAGCTCTGCGCAATACCATCCAATATTATTTGGGTAGATGTGGCTGATCCGACAAGCGCCGATTTTGAAGAATTAGCTAAAGAATTTGGCTTTCATCCCCTGTCGATCGAGGACTGCCGCAACGAACATCAGCGCCCTAAAGTTGAAGAGTTCGAGGGCTACTACTTTATCGTTCTTTATGAAGCTGAATTGGTCCTGGAAAGACATCTGGAACTTCGCGAGTTGAATATTTTTCTAGGCAAGAACTATTTAGTCACTGTTCATAGCCAGCCTATACGCACGTTGGAAACTGGTGAACGGCTCTGGCGGGGGTGGACGGATTTAGCTGAAAGAGGCACGGGTTTATTGGCCTATCTGCTCATAGACGCAATTGTGGATGATTATATGCCTCTGCTTGATGCGATTTCTGATCGAATGGATGAATTGGAGGATAAGATCTTCGTGGATTTTCAGGCAGAAGCATTGGAAGAGATTTTCCGCATAAAGAAAGATTTGCTCTTCCTGCGCCGGTCGGTCACGCCTTTGCGAGATGTGTTCAATACGCTGCTGCGTCGCGAACAGCAAATCTTTTCACGCGAGACTTACATCTACTTTCAGGATGTCTTCGATCATTTGATTCGCGTCGCTGACACCATTGATACTCTACGCGATTTGCTGGGAGCGACAATGGATGCCTACTTGTCGGTTTCAGGAAACCGAATGAATATGGTCATGAAAAGATTGACCTCGATTTCAGCTATTCTTATGTCGATCACGCTCATTGCCGGAATCTATGGGATGAACTTCGACTTTATGCCCGAACTGAAATGGAGATACGGCTATGTCGGCGCACTAGGCTCAATTCTAGCGGTTGGTGTTTCCCTTTATCTCTATTTCAGAAGGATCAAATGGCTATGA